One segment of Anaerolineales bacterium DNA contains the following:
- a CDS encoding sugar ABC transporter permease: MEAGLKPKGRERLTLWLMLTPTLIGLTFGVLGSILATLVLSFTKWDLLTPPQWTGLSNYVALFTDQKFSRALLNTFKFSALYVPSVIVVSLLVAILLNRKIRGLGAFRTIYFLPAVTSAVAAALVWNMIFAKDTGILNAIIGVFGGSRLCWICSDHILTSVLIVNVWGAIGEGMIIFLAGLTAIPREYYEAAAIDGANEVRKFFRITLPLITPSIFFMTIIATINAFQAYDYIYMLTRRGQGDSSFPVIVYSIYRNAWNFFNYGGASAQAIELAILVIALMGLYFWLERRYVFYE; this comes from the coding sequence ATGGAAGCCGGACTCAAGCCCAAGGGGCGTGAGCGTCTCACACTGTGGTTGATGCTCACGCCGACACTGATCGGCTTGACTTTCGGGGTGCTCGGTTCGATTCTTGCCACGCTCGTCCTGAGCTTCACCAAATGGGACTTGCTCACACCGCCGCAATGGACCGGCCTGAGCAACTACGTGGCCCTGTTCACCGACCAAAAGTTCTCCCGCGCGTTGCTCAACACCTTCAAGTTCAGTGCCCTCTACGTCCCCAGCGTTATCGTTGTCTCTCTGCTTGTGGCGATTCTCCTGAACCGCAAGATCCGGGGCCTGGGCGCCTTCCGGACGATCTACTTCCTCCCGGCCGTAACCTCCGCCGTGGCGGCGGCCCTGGTCTGGAACATGATCTTTGCCAAGGACACCGGGATCCTCAATGCCATCATCGGAGTCTTCGGCGGGAGCAGGCTGTGCTGGATCTGCTCGGACCACATCCTGACTTCGGTGCTCATCGTCAACGTGTGGGGCGCCATCGGGGAAGGCATGATCATCTTCCTCGCCGGTCTCACGGCCATTCCTCGCGAATACTACGAGGCGGCCGCCATCGATGGGGCGAACGAGGTGCGCAAGTTCTTCCGCATCACCCTTCCCCTGATTACGCCTAGCATCTTCTTCATGACCATCATCGCCACCATCAACGCCTTCCAGGCGTACGACTATATCTACATGCTGACCCGTCGGGGGCAAGGGGACAGCAGCTTCCCGGTGATCGTCTACTCGATCTACCGCAATGCCTGGAACTTCTTCAACTATGGCGGGGCCAGCGCCCAGGCGATCGAACTGGCCATTCTGGTGATCGCCCTGATGGGGCTCTACTTCTGGCTTGAACGGCGGTACGTCTTCTATGAATAG
- a CDS encoding sugar ABC transporter substrate-binding protein has protein sequence MKKMLFPVLLIAALLLSGCGGQTPPEAVPSEGGQPAAEAVELKFMLWGAPEELAVWNAIVDEFQAQNPGIKVNVEVSDWTAYWEKLKTMLAAGTPPDLFAMDAPYYLDYQTRGVLKNLQPYVDANPDMLQGVYPQTLEAYKTAGGYFGLPRDFQTIVLFYNKDMFDKAGVAYPTADWTYDDLRQASKDLTMDTNGDGVADQYGFTADLWDMELAWSSAIWAHGGDILSADHTQTLIGEPAARQAWQVFHDMMFQDKSMPDVNTAASYGLDLFQAGIAAMTPIGHWAVPGYNAANFQWDVAPMPKGPAGSATSVNSAGFVVAEASEHPEEAFEFIKFVLSQSGQTRLTELGFAIPVLKSVAESPVFLEQQGTTINQQAFLDSLAFAHMKPVFKGYDEWSAAVGDGMIPIWTGEAELNATLDEIVKAADEVLSKNK, from the coding sequence ATGAAGAAGATGCTCTTCCCAGTTCTGTTGATCGCCGCCCTTCTGCTCTCAGGATGTGGCGGCCAGACCCCTCCGGAAGCCGTTCCCTCGGAGGGCGGGCAGCCTGCCGCCGAAGCGGTGGAGCTGAAATTCATGTTGTGGGGAGCGCCGGAGGAGCTCGCCGTATGGAACGCGATCGTCGACGAATTCCAGGCCCAGAATCCGGGTATCAAGGTAAACGTCGAGGTGTCGGACTGGACGGCCTACTGGGAGAAGTTGAAGACCATGCTGGCTGCCGGGACGCCGCCCGATCTGTTCGCCATGGACGCTCCCTACTACCTCGACTACCAGACGCGCGGTGTGCTCAAGAACCTGCAGCCCTACGTCGACGCGAACCCCGACATGCTGCAGGGCGTGTATCCTCAGACCCTCGAAGCCTACAAGACGGCCGGTGGCTACTTCGGCCTGCCACGCGACTTCCAGACAATTGTGCTCTTCTACAACAAGGACATGTTCGACAAGGCTGGAGTTGCCTACCCGACCGCTGATTGGACGTACGACGATCTGCGCCAAGCTTCCAAGGATCTCACTATGGACACCAATGGCGATGGGGTAGCCGACCAGTACGGCTTCACGGCCGACCTGTGGGATATGGAGCTGGCATGGAGCTCGGCCATCTGGGCCCATGGTGGAGACATCCTCTCGGCCGATCACACCCAAACCCTGATCGGGGAGCCGGCGGCACGCCAGGCGTGGCAGGTCTTCCATGACATGATGTTCCAGGACAAATCCATGCCTGACGTCAACACGGCTGCTTCTTATGGCCTGGACCTATTCCAGGCCGGCATCGCCGCCATGACGCCGATAGGCCACTGGGCTGTGCCGGGGTATAACGCCGCGAACTTCCAGTGGGACGTTGCGCCCATGCCGAAAGGACCGGCAGGATCGGCCACCAGCGTCAATAGTGCCGGATTTGTGGTGGCGGAAGCCTCCGAGCACCCCGAAGAAGCCTTTGAGTTCATCAAGTTTGTGCTGAGCCAGAGTGGGCAGACGCGTCTCACCGAGCTCGGGTTCGCCATTCCCGTGCTCAAGTCAGTCGCCGAGAGCCCGGTGTTCCTGGAGCAGCAGGGCACCACCATCAACCAGCAGGCATTCCTCGACTCGCTGGCCTTCGCCCACATGAAGCCGGTCTTCAAAGGCTATGATGAGTGGTCGGCGGCGGTCGGCGACGGGATGATCCCGATCTGGACCGGCGAGGCGGAGCTCAACGCGACCCTCGACGAGATCGTCAAGGCGGCCGACGAAGTGTTGTCCAAGAACAAGTAG
- a CDS encoding carbohydrate ABC transporter permease, whose protein sequence is MNRKPMTLQRQKLLLDIVTYSVLVLGAILMLGPFLWMVSTSFKLPADQFGHSLIPPTPTLQNFQALFAVDIGYPNLFFNSTYISLLITAGQILTCAMAAFCFAVVHFRGRDLLFTLLLVTLMIPAQVTLIPNFIIFKWLHLIGTAVPLWLPAFWGGAFGTFLLRQYFLTVPRELVDASRIDGASLFQIFWKVYLPLAKPALAALAIFTFQGAWNDLLHPLIYLPGVPNTTLTVGLAFFQQQLILGGKYTVLMAGALTSILPLLLVFLVAQKQFIEGIALTGVKR, encoded by the coding sequence ATGAATAGGAAGCCCATGACGCTGCAGCGCCAGAAGCTGCTCCTTGACATCGTGACCTACAGCGTCCTGGTCCTGGGGGCGATCCTCATGCTCGGTCCATTCCTGTGGATGGTCTCGACCTCCTTTAAGCTGCCGGCGGACCAGTTCGGCCATAGCCTCATCCCTCCGACTCCCACGCTGCAGAACTTCCAGGCCCTCTTCGCCGTCGATATCGGTTACCCGAACTTGTTCTTCAACAGCACTTACATCAGCCTGCTGATCACGGCCGGCCAGATCCTCACCTGTGCCATGGCTGCCTTCTGCTTTGCCGTTGTCCATTTCCGTGGACGCGATCTCCTCTTCACGCTGTTGTTGGTCACGCTCATGATCCCGGCGCAGGTAACCTTGATCCCGAACTTCATCATCTTCAAGTGGCTGCACCTGATCGGCACGGCCGTCCCCCTTTGGCTGCCGGCGTTCTGGGGTGGGGCTTTTGGGACGTTCCTGTTGAGGCAATACTTCCTGACGGTCCCACGCGAACTCGTGGACGCCTCCCGGATCGATGGTGCCTCGCTGTTCCAGATCTTCTGGAAGGTGTACTTGCCGTTGGCCAAGCCCGCCCTGGCGGCGCTGGCAATCTTCACCTTTCAGGGTGCATGGAATGACCTGCTCCATCCCTTGATCTACCTGCCTGGCGTTCCCAACACCACCCTGACCGTCGGGCTGGCCTTCTTCCAGCAGCAGCTCATCCTGGGAGGCAAGTACACGGTCCTGATGGCCGGCGCGCTGACCAGTATCTTGCCGCTCTTGTTGGTGTTCTTGGTCGCCCAGAAGCAGTTCATTGAAGGCATTGCCCTCACCGGCGTGAAGCGGTAA